Genomic window (Festucalex cinctus isolate MCC-2025b chromosome 7, RoL_Fcin_1.0, whole genome shotgun sequence):
TGATAAAATGAATCTTTACATATTGGATGtgcatattttctgttatggtgcaaCTCTAATTAGCTCTAAGTTtattagactaacactaacacactgtgaaaagtagtgctttgacatctattaacagTAACACCCTTTCGAGGGGCACGCGATTCTTAAAAAGTGCTACTTTACGGTCATCCCATCCATGCATTTTTCTCATCTCGACTCACTGCGCACCTTCTGCTCCAGCGCCAATCGATATTTCTGCTCAAAGCGCTTGCACTTGCTGACCAGGTTGCTCTGCTCGGTGAAGATGGAGGCGGCCGTGGCCACTTTGTCCGGGGTGCTGTGCTCGCTGCCGCTGCTGCCCAAGGTGCGCATCTCCTCCTCGTCGCTGCTGATGCTTTTGCCGCTgcaatggggggggggagcgatATCCACGGCTTGGTTAGCATACATCTGGCAACACGGAGCGCCACGGCTGACTGTCATACCTCTGAGTGAACTTCAAGTAAGGCGTGTAGTCGATTACAGAGGGTCCGCTGACGTCGAGACCCTCGCCTTTCAGACAGAAGCTACGGAGGTTAAGACAACAGGTTGAGTGACCTTACACCTGACTCATTTCTCCCTCTGACCACATCTATTGGACAGCGTCAGTACCTGAAGTCGATGGTGTTGAGTCCAATGAGCGTGTCCGCCAGAAGCCCCGCCTCCTCTCCCAACATGATGGCCCCGTCCTCATAAAACCTCCTGCAGTCACAGTTACTCACATTACTGCTGCTCTTTTCAAAAAGTACAAACTGGTTCAACCTCTTTGCAGTTGTGCACATCATTAGGTATACTTGCACACTTAAATGAGATCCAGTTCAAGagataaattatatttattttataataattgtGTCAAACTGTAGTCAAATTCAACAGTGTGAAGTGAATGCCTTTTTTGACAGTATTAATATTTGACTTGATTGTTCAGGGTTACATAATGCAGTGCTAAAAGTCACACACTCAAACCTGGTCGTTCTTATGTCCCTCAGAGCGGATGAGATGTATTCAGAAAGTCTCTTCTCCATTAGAACCACTCGGATCCAAGCTCGACCCTAtagggagccaaaaaaaaaaaaagatgacgagacaattattgtattattgCCATTTgcttctgaacattttttttatatggagaaaaaaaaaaaatccatgaataGGTGAATTGATTAACAGTGAAGTGCGTATATGACGGGGATTAcgctatttttttgtaaattctcCTTGGAAAGTTTCCACTTTTTGACTCACAGATTTATTTCTCATGTGATGACAACTTTGGACAAAAGTCAGCTGTAGTGTGGTCAGTCTCGAGACTTCAAATGATAGTTCCCCCTTTTTGCTTTTAATACTTCCCTCTAGAATTTCCATTCTCATGTCACTGATATAacaagtaaaatgttaaaaattgaataAACTGTTGACATACAAGTACAAGACAAAGACAAGTATCGATTGAACGACAAAATTGTGGAGTGGAGATGGTGGATATTTTTTAAGCAGCTGCCTAACATaaattagaacttttttttttttttttttttttaaagggaaagtcagcccaccccccaaaaattattgacaataattatgttctatgcacccccactagtctaaatatggtattctggttaatattgcattggtggaatatgaattaaggggCAAAAATCCAGCTGCCGagtgaaaacgacatcacagttgctcagatctcaggtaacaaacaatcactgctcagcttcagaaaacaggtgacctgtgattggttgttgcctgagccctaaacaactgtgatgtcatcttctgtcgagagcaagtgacaaaatggccgccccctgagaaggataaaaatggctggattttgctacataattcatattgcacaaatgtaatattaatcagaatgtcacattattgtcaagaaatgtttaaggtctaTTTCCCCTTTAACAATCATTTGCAATCTAAAGTCCTGAGAGTCCACATGTGTGAGGTCCAACTCCTGATAATGTTAGCAAACCAGCATTGCAGCTATTGTTTGTTTTATCGGCTGAAACTGTGTCATGTTCTTTGGCCAAGCATTCCTGGCTGACCTCTTTATTTGCTTCTAAGTGGATAATGCAAAGTCGGCTAAAAATGCCTGATTACGGCCCCTTTTTGGGCTCAAAATGGAGTCTCACCTTAGCTTTGGATGACCGCACATTCTCCATACTCTCAATGCTTCGAATGCAATTGTGAGGGACTTTACTGCTGGTGGCTTTGACGAAATCCCAGAAACTACGGGGACTCTCGTAGCCAAACCACGTTGTCTGACCTGAGAGAAGAACATGTTTGTAGGAATGTGTTCACGTTTTGTCAAATCATGCGTagtttgtgtgcattttttttttttttacctttcagtCGATGGTTGAGGATATGTTCTAAGATGGACACAAAGTTGACCAACTCTGCAGACGAGTCATCCATGCTCTCGAAACAAGATCGGTCCAGGAGAGTCTTCACTGAAAACCTGgatgcaacaacaaaacatcagaaagaagacattttatttaaacttgGAAATTGCGGCTGTCCTTGCCCATAGGTGTGAatacaagtcaagtcatctttatttatatagcgctagGACAAGCCCTCGCTCATCTACGAcccgaatgaggacaagcacgacaaaaaaatggatgtaagGTGGCCTTTGTCGCAATAACACAGCTGGCGTCTATCCTCCCCAGTTGCAATAAGACGACTCTGTCTAATCAGATTGCACCTAATTTGGCAGGAGGGAAGATTTAATGGACTCGGCTGcattgtgagtgtgtgtgtgcccaAGTTGTTTGTAGACCTTTTACATCAACCAAATGATCTGACTCCATCTCTTCCGTTGCCTAGCAGCAGTGTTtgcaatgcacaaaaaaaaaacactcacgaACGTCATCTCATTTCCACTGACATCACCAGCATGAAAGTAAAAATTGTAAGCGCCTACTTGCGTGTACTATTGCACGGTTTTCTTCAACATGTATATTGTTGGGTAGCCAGATTCAGCGTTTTAGTCCTGGTTCTTCTGACTGTGAGTGTGCTAACACTATTCCACATGCTGATGAGTGGACTGGATACTATACCATATTTATTAAAgtttacaaaaactaacaaacaaagaaCTAAAACAGTTTCATtaaccaaatatttttttaatgaaataactgaaactacagcTTACTTggataaaactaatacaaaaactaaaaaaaataaagtcaaagcatttttgaaaataaaaataaaaaataaaaaatgcaatactgcttgaaaaaaaaaattagaactaagtgaatttataaaacaaaagccaaaacgaaataaaaaaaaaatgattatgaaaaatcccaaactacgTTGATACACAACACAAAATTGTTAATTCTAGCGATAACTATAAAATGTATAGCTTGATAATTGTTGCTGATTTTAAATCACCAAGTCCCTCTCGAGTGTGTGACAGTCAGACGTTTTATAAGGTAAAAAGATGAGTAGTCgtggttatttttgttttgttgtacttttaatATTTGCAGTCACAAATGTAACTCAAAACGTTCCCATTCCACATCCCAGTACGCCAGTTGATCCCAGTGCATTTTTAGACAACCTATGGCAAGGAGGCCTGGACAACGCTGAATCGAACCTCAGTACTGCGAGGAACTAACGCTAACCACAAATCAACATGCCTTCAGAAGAGATTATTTCCATTTTAAACAACGCAGTGAATGGGAGTACTGCCACAATGAAAAATTTAATTTACTTGCCTATGACTAAtgtaatcttaaaaatgaaaacgtGTTTAGAAACATCACAATAGGTGTGATGGTAGCGGCAGGTCAGGTGTGACGCTCAGGTGCTGTTTTGATTgcaacatgatgatgatgatgatggtggtggtgatgatggtggtgaTGAGGAGGTTGGTCACTCATGATGGGTACTTACCGGCAAACGGTGAGCAGGTTCCTCCTCTCAACCGCCGCGCTCCTGCCCGCTACCCGCTTGCGGCTGACGTGCAGCCCCGCGCCTAGGGACGCCATCTCCGGCACGAGGCCAGCCTGCCAGCCGGAGGCGGTGCGCACAACATGCAGCGGTCAGCTACATGCAGCTACTCTGCTTGCCTACGTCACAATGCATAGACGAGGGAGGCTCGAACCGGAACTAGTATCAAGTTACACTCCGAGGGAACGACGCCATTTCCGGTGAGGACTTTCAACATCAAAGCTATTTGGGGTAAGCTGCGATTTCTCCCTGCTCTCCAACCTGAAAACAAAACTTGAGATGATTTTTACACCTAAAATGTGGAACTACATTGTCTTCCGCGTTTGTGAATACAATTTCAATGACTGGACATTGACGTTTTTCTGTTGTCACCTTATTGTGAAGAGCATATCGTGCATGGAAAAACTAATCACATATATTTGGCCTCTAAATGTGCCTCTTATTGTATTACATATGACTGCGATTGGCAGTCTTGTATCTACGGCCTATTCTGAGCCGAGTGagtgtttttggttatttttgcgGAACGTGTCCTCAAACGACTTGACTGATTGAGTAGCCTAAGTAGTGCGACACCCGTTGGAAGCAAAGAGGATCGTCTCACATCACATCAATTAGTCATGTGGCCGCAAAATACACGGAATTTTAATAAACCCCATAATAATGCAGTATCGTACTTTATTTAAGGCCTCTGCCAAGAGTTCCGGAAGTCTTCGTTTTACGGCGAAATTCCGTTCTCACGGCGACGACGTAGTACGAATATGTACGTCACTAGCCAATCAACACATgaatagaaaaaacaacaaccactcacccaattattttacaaaacgcttttatttcacaaaacaatacaaaataagTGTCTCCCTCTCCATCACACTTGCTAGTTCAGAGTTGAGGTGTTTAATGGACCCAAATTAAAAGCCCTACCTTTGGCCATCATGCGGAGATTCTTAACTTTTATAACATTATCTAACAAATTGATGTGCACATGTCTCTCGATAGACACCTGCACGCTCCTCCATTTTATCGCTGTCGCTCCATATTTACCTTTGTCCTTTAGGGTGTGTAATCATTTGGACTTTATTGCTGCTGGTGGCATTACACGGATTAAAGTAGCCACTagcatgacatgacatgacatggctATAAGAATGAAATTGTGCGTTTTAAATAAtcagaggttaaaaaaataaaataaaatagaatggaCTCAAATAGCATATTGCTTCCCTGGAGTTACAGGAAAAACGTCTTACTAGTCACTCAACGGTGTATATTGCCAATTATGTAATGCCAAATACTATAAGACTACCAATTATGCAAAAATACTGTTGGAGGTGGGGGTTTTTTCTCAACAGGATAACCTTTGAGTGTTGAAACTCATTGACCATCATAGGTGCAACGCTCCTGATGAAGTACGTTTGACAAATGTAGATGGGTGGGAAGGcctttataaaatattttacaatgtttacagtataTTGTCACTTCAAGTGGagtttgaaacaaaataaaaagactcATTGCGGAGCGCTTACATCACCACAGTTGAAGCCACAGTCTATTGTTGTCAAAGTATCTCCACTATCATAACGCAAGACTGTCTTATCTTTAATTCATCAAAGTGACTGTTTACGGGCTTCGGTCGGTGCTTCCGTCAACCACACGTTTCAAATTATAACTGATCCAATTTTAATTATCAGGATTTTGGCTGCCACGATTAAACTAACCTGATCGATgatatttacatttgaaaaggcaaaatggataaaaacggctggattttgattcacaactcatattccacacatgtaatattaatcagaatgtttaaggttgatttcGCCTTTAAGCCTCATTTTATATACttagcctttttttcaagtgttCCAATTTGGCAGTGTTGTTAACACTCTTCTGtatggtgtgtcaaatttaaaaGAAAGTGTAATTATGTACAAAGGTGACATGGGTCACTGTTTTGAAGTTGGCATTGATCAGTTCTACTATTAGTTACACCCTCGCCTGCAGTTGATTGAATAATAAATGAACTTTTATGCCA
Coding sequences:
- the rundc3b gene encoding RUN domain-containing protein 3B, translated to MASLGAGLHVSRKRVAGRSAAVERRNLLTVCRFSVKTLLDRSCFESMDDSSAELVNFVSILEHILNHRLKGQTTWFGYESPRSFWDFVKATSSKVPHNCIRSIESMENVRSSKAKGRAWIRVVLMEKRLSEYISSALRDIRTTRRFYEDGAIMLGEEAGLLADTLIGLNTIDFSFCLKGEGLDVSGPSVIDYTPYLKFTQSGKSISSDEEEMRTLGSSGSEHSTPDKVATAASIFTEQSNLVSKCKRFEQKYRLALEQKAYLEELVRLREAQLAEASSHHKALEQSLVDTHLSHSLEKEQLEFIILELQDQLTVLKNNDLRSRQELTAHLTNQWPSPDALDANAVALDTLLYRKSPGQWEEKSLHNLPTDMSLSQMSLEPSHTLTLEAKPHWPRQGKEQTPSLRGLCGSLTSVNSFRSLASLRSNECLASPAAEVSSPGFTPT